The Megalops cyprinoides isolate fMegCyp1 chromosome 25, fMegCyp1.pri, whole genome shotgun sequence nucleotide sequence CCAGGTATATATGATCACAGCATCCCAGTGTAGTGGGTAAATAGTAACATATAGCAGATAGTACAGCACTCCACAGAATAGTACATATATGATGACATACAGCTCAATCTAGTGTGAGGGGTATGTGTGGGGCAATGTTGGTGACAAAAAGAACTGAATTTATGTTTCACAGCTTTCACAGCTAGTTATTGAATACATCAACTGAATCTAAAACTGatcaaattttgtttaaaatgttaaatgtgaatttcagtACCTGTAATTCAATTTACTATCCTGAAATTCAAGTCACAAGGTAAGTGATATTGAaattgtgaatgtgtttttggttttaaaattcaGTTCTTGAATTTTGTTAATACAACTCACATTCTACTGGGATATATTGACATGATTGAACCATGTTAACAACTAGCGCAACACTTTTGATATGACAAGGGCTctgctgaaaaatgaactgGCATACAGCACTTTTTATACATCATATTCTAGAGACTTTGTGATTCTGCAGACAATATGAGTATGAATACTCCTGTTCAGGTATTGTGGGACATGTGGATGCCATTGTGAAATCTGAGGCCAGACAACTCCACCCACCACACAGAGAAACTATGTAAAATTTTTTCTGATTCCAAAGTGGAAACGAAAAATTGCGACCCTGAGTTGCAGGACACGACTACAGAAGACTCATCACTATGAATTGCATCAGACAGACCCCAGCCCCATGGCATCCCTAGCATAGCTGACATTGGTTATTTGAAGAGTAAGCACCTACACCACCCACTTTTTGTGATAAGTTTTGTTTAGTTATTTTAGTGGGTAATAAAGTAACTACTactttattaattattaaagtaACTACTTCTTTATCCACTAACGACTACTTGTTGGGTAGTGAAGAAAAGTTATGGCATTGTAGCCCATTTCGTATTTAAAAAGGTGAGTGATGTCCTCACAGCTTCTTCAAATAATTGTGTGTCAACTGTGCTGAGAATTCGATGGCAATGAGGTTTAATATGACAGAGAAGTGTCAGCTAATCAGGCATTATGGTCATCAGTGTGTGATTGCCAGCTCTCCACAGTTAAGGTTGCACCAGCTGACTGTATGCTTGACTTAATGTGTAAATCGGAAATGTTATGTCATTCAATGTGTGCATGTTACATCTGACATAAAGCTCTGTTGTATGTCAGAGAAATGTTTTCACCGCATGCACCACTTGAGTTCATGGCATTCTTTCTGCCAAGCTAGAGCACAGGCTCTGTGACCAGTAAAGAGCAGACACAGGATGTTAACAGTGTCCTCTGTGGTAACAGGAAGTGAAGTTATTCCTGCACtgtatttgttaataaaaactACAGCCGTGGCAAACGTTTTGATgactgattttacatttatttgcatgaatGCATACTACATACACTGGACATGGTAAGGTTATTTTGGTTTGGAACTGGTGTTTAGTTACAAATCAGGCATACAGATGTCCCAGGTGCAATTGGCTCATGGTCTCTAAAGATTCTTTGTGGTCTGTATCGGCATTCACTGTGGTCTCTCTGCAGGCTTGCAGGGACCGCCTGGTCATCCTggggaggcaggcagagactGCACAGACACCATATTTGGGCCTCGTGGGGATGCCGGTTTCCCTGGTCCACCTGGGCTAccaggtgagtgagtgtgagtcactgtgtgtatatgtgtttgtgtgtttgtgtgtgtgtatgaggatgTGTCTAAGCAGTGTGTCTGCCTCTCCGCTTTGTGCAGAACAGCACTCGACTTTTTCACCTGTCATGTCTTGTCACCTTCCATCTCGCTCACCTGTACCCCtttccactctccctctcactccctctcccctctgttccCCTACAGGTCCAAAAAGGTGAGAAGGGTGACGATGTGTATCGTGACCGTCCCCTCCAAGGCCTGGCTGGTCACCAAAGGCCCTCTGGATAGCCTGGTGGGCCTGGAGACCGTGGAAGACTGCGGCCTAGCAGTACGGGCTTGTGCTGAGATAGAATCGGTGAGCACCAGAGCTAGTGATTATGTCGGAAAGgcgcttgtgtgtgcatgcttgtgcatgCACGTGTTGTCTCACAAATGTCTTGTCTTATATTTCTGCGTTATATTTacacactttgtgtgtgtacctgtgcagTCCCAGGGTGAAAGGGTATGACGGGGACGATTGGGTTCCCAGGACCAGACGGGCCTGCGGGAAAGCCTGGATCACCAGGAGACTATGGAACCCCTGGAGAAAGAGGTTTTCCTGGACCACAAGGTAACTCCACTTCCAGCAATAGGGCTATAACTATATTGCCATGGAACCAGCAGAGTCATTCCTAGAATTCCAATACATTTTCTCATGGACGTGTTTCATCTGAATACTTTGTACTTTGAACACTGGCAGGTACATACATAGGTTTACTGTGATGCTAAACTTGATCGCAACACATATTTTGTCTATTCATGCATACAGTAAAAGTAGATGCTGGAAATTTTGCTTTCGCTTTgccatgtaaaatgaataacagtGACAAGTAGTAAAAGCTACCACTCCTGATTTGCACGTCATTAAAGTGACGCGTAAAAAGGCATCATTATATTACTGTTAACACTTGACCATGTTTGGTCTTATATAGGTAGAGAGTGTTGGCAATGAAAGAAGAACTGGTCATCGggcagatatacagtatataaatatggCACTTCATgctgattttacattttcattatgatACAGCGACGGAACTGAACATTGCATGAAAACAGTTATGATGTAAACAATGATCATATTCCTCTGCACTCTCATGACCACTATAGTCGATTTTAAAGCACTTGAAAGTACCCCAAATAACTATTTCAACAGCCAGATACTGGGCAGtttgttgttttacatttactaAGTTCAAAGTTGGTATGTTTGGTGGACACATATGAGATTTTATTTCTTAGTTTCCTTATACCCAGGCAGTCGTAGACCTTCCTTCACTGGCGTTCATTCAAGCCTCTCTAAATCTCTCAGTTTATCAGTCTTTCCTAGTCTGTCTGACTTTCCAAATCAGTGGTGCACAGACATTCTGAATGTTGTTATTGATGTTGATATCGTATTataaaaacattcttaaaattCATTGATCGCCATTACTGTTCATGGCCATTCTCCCACACCTCACAGTGTGAATACCAGTGCATTTTCTGCGCTTTGCTGTCAGTCACTTAGTGAGTTGTCCCTACTTCTCAGGTCCGTCTGGTCCAGAGGGTGACCGAGGATATCCAGGTTCTGATGGGCCGTATCACTGTGGCTTCCTGGTAGTCATGCACAGTCAGTCAGAGAAAACTCCTGTGTGTCCACTAAACATGGCCACTCTGTGGACAGGCTATAGTCTGCTCAATCTGGAGGGTCAggagaaagcacacacacacaacctgggTATGTacttcaaacacacatgcatacaaatacattacacacacacctatgcatgcacacacacacatacaaacatatgcatgtgcacacacatacacacacacacacacacacatacacatacatacacacacacagtgtgacagtgacGTTCCCCTACAGGTCAGGCTGGATCCTGTTTACCAATGTTTAGCACCATGCCCTTCTCCTACTGCAATATGGCCACATGTAACTAAGCCAGCTGTATTGacaaatcactgtgtgtgtgcgttgctCTGCAATCACACTGTtccataaaaagaaaacactgttgGTTCTACACATGAATGTGTGGACTGCCTCTCATTGCATGGGGCATGGGCCCATATCGACCTGGAGGTATCCAGCTAGCCAGTCAGAGGATGTGAGGAAATACTTGAGTTTCCCTTAAAAGTGCAGCCCCCACCCTGAAGGTGTTTTGAAGGCAGAGACGTGGACCCTCTCgttttgtaaaacaaacagtCACTTAATGGGAAACAAGAGTAAATTTGTGCAACAAGTCTCAGGTTATTTCAGCCCTTGCCTGGCCACTAACTCTTTCTGTAAGAAAAAGGTGCTTGTATATAAACATTGAACTCATGTTCAAAACTGATTGCATAATCAAAAAATGACTTATTTTGCActccaaaacaagcaaaaaatgcTAATTATGCCGgcagtgctttttttctggaaaaatcatgaaaattgtgcTTGTTGTGATGAATTATGCCAAAAATTGTGCTAGCACAATCTGTCAAAGCCTACAAGCTACCTGGCTATTTTGTTCATCCTCATTGTGCTTCCATTGTTTGTTGTGGTAGCTGTTGGTGGAATAAATAAACCTTCATGTGCAGGAAAATGCTGTTGTGTTCTGCTTGTGTCCAACATGCATTTCCAGcttggcatttttgtttttcttataaCCCTACTTGCACATTGATTTTTGCTTTGGTCCTGCAGGAAACACTGGCAGTTTACAGAAAACCTGCTTTTCTTTGGTCACTATGTATTATTTAACGCAgtagaaattaattttaatacacCAAGAGGCATTGCTGTGGATGAGGGCGTAGCAGTACATCTCTTTGGTTTGGAGTGTGAGAAAGGGGTCATACCgtgggctgaggttgttgaccaCCACAAATCCCCCCAACAGAATTTCCATAAAGACAGCTGTGATCAACAAAATGTGTGCAGCATGTACAGCAGTTTACAGGAGAATCACCCTCATAGGCATGAAGTGTGATGGATATACGATCCATATGTCATACGTACATAAAGACATGTAATTATGTGATTAGAGTATCAAAATGATTATGCCTATAGCATTTGGATTTGGAGGGCGCGATGGTGAATAGGGTGTTGGTGTCATTACCTCACTGGGCACTCTATCCTCTTTACTACAGCAAGTACCTTTTCACCCGGAGGCAACAGAGCAGACAGTCTAATCAGTGTATCAATCCTTCTAGACACCAGACAGCATGTGTTACATTGGAAACAGCTAGagagaaatttttttttttacccttttcaCCCTTCCGCTTCACTGTCATCACATTCTAGTGCTTCAGCTGATTATCTGTATTGTTGGTTTTTGGGTTTTGCCTTCCAAATGACTTTTATTCTGATACATATATCTAGAGAATCCATTCAAAGCTTAAATGAAATTCTTTAACAACTGTGTGCcactgtttgtgctgtggcATTGAATTTAACGTTTAATGTAAACTACAACCCCAAATCAGAAAAAGTTGGGATGGtatgttaaaattaaaactgaaaacagtgattTGTAAATTACCTTTGACCTGTATTACATTGAAAACAATACAACAGCacattatttgatgttttacGTCAcgaattttattgttttttcaaaataaacacatttcaattttgATTCTTGcaacatatttcagaaaaagtTGGGACAGTAAAGCATTTACCACTTTGTAATATTTCCATTCCTTTTCACAACACTCAAAAGACAACTGAAGAAACCCAGTGATATAGCGTTTCAGGTATAATATTGTCCCATTCTTCCTGCAAACAACTCTTAAGGTGTGCAACAGTATGGGGTCTTCATTGTTGCATTTTGCGTTTCAAAATGCGCCCACATTCTCTATTGGGGACAGGTCGGGACTGCAGGCAGGCCAGTCCAGCACCCGCACCCTCTTCTTCTGCAGCCATGCCTTTgtaatgtgtgcatttacatttacatttattcatttagcagacgcttttatccaaagcgacttacataggttacagttctttacaatgttatccatttatacagctggatatttactgaggcaattgtgggttaagtaccttgcccaagggtacagcagcagtgtcccagcggggatcgaaccagcaacctttcggttacaagtcctgctccttaaccactatgctagTGTGCAGAATGCGGTTTTGCATTGTCTTATTGAAATATGCATGGGTGTCCCTGGAAAAGATGGCGTCTTAAAGGCAGCATATGTTGCTCCAAAATCTCTATGTACTTTTCGGCCTTTCTGCCATCACAGAAGTGTAAGTTACCTTTGAAAAGGTCACAGACACAACCCCATACCATCACAGACCCTGGCTTTAGGCCTTGTTGCTGGTAACAATCTGGATGCTCCTTTTCTTCTTTGGTCCAGAGTACACAGTGTCCATTTCTTCCAAACAAGACCTGAAATACTGATTCGTCTGACCACAATACACGTTTCCACTGTGTGATGGTCCATCCCAGATGCCTCCAAGTCCAGAGAAGTCGACGGAGCTTCTGGACATGGTTAACATAAGGCTTCCTTTTGGCACAGTAAAGTTTTAACTGACATTTGTGGATGTAACTACGTATTGTAGTGCTTCCTATTGTAGTATTGTAGTGTACGATTTGCCAAAGTAATCCTGAGTCCATGTGGCTATATCGCTTACAGATGAATGACGGTTTTCAATGCAGTGCCGTCTGAGGGATCAGAGATCACAGTTATTCAGCTTAGGCTTGCGCCCTTGCCCTTTAAGCACTGAAATTCCTTTAGATCCCTTGAATCTTTTAATTATGTTATGCACCGTAGAGGGTGAAATATCCAAATCCCCTCCCATCTTTCTTTGAggaacattgtttttaaacctttcaATAATTTTCTCACACATTTGTTGGCAAACTCGCGATCCTCGGCCCATCTTTGCTCCTAAAGGACTAGGCCTTTCCTGGATGCTGCTTTTGTACCAAATCATGATTGCAATCACCTGTTAACATCACCTGTTTCAAATAacatcattatttaattattttacctcATTACTAGCCCTAAATTGCCCCTGTCCCAACTTTTTTCGGAATGTGTTGCAGACCTGAATGGCAGGAATGGGtgtatatttacaaatgaaatgaagttgaccggacaaaacatgaaatatcttGTGTTCATACTGTCTGCAATGAAATACAAGTCAAAGTAAATTTAGAAAtcactgctttcttttttatttgcattttccatACCATCCCAATTTTTTCCAAGTTGGGTTTGTAGTAGCAACTCACACAAGTTGAACAATGCCATCGTTCACTGTCAGACTGTGAAcaattaaagtaataaaaataactgttttattttgttgagttTTGACAACAAGTATATAAAAAACttcattcaaacattcattcagTTACTCACAGAGTGGCTGATGGGATATGAAGTGCACAACATATTGCAAACCTCTAGGTCAGAACTTCAGCTCCCACTAGCAGTTCTGAAACAGTACacaacattttgtcattttctggtGTTGCCTCAAATGGACTTGTTATATATAAGATGACATCAGTACCTCATGGATAAGACCATTTCTTAAAAGTAACTCCTGAAGAGTTTCCTGAAGAAGAGGAGGGTGTTACATGACTTTACCTGACCAGTCAGTTGTGGTTCTACActtacatgaaaataaattaacccATAAAAAGATATTTAGCAGCAGATTCtctttaaatgataaatatatttcacaaaagcatttacatttaaacaaagtaTAGGCTCGACATTGGTCACATATTTCCATGCAATGTCTTCTTTTGTCATGAGCTGTTGAAACAGACTGCCCAATGTTTTAATTATCTTATTTCCAAatccatttcagaaaaatatgttttgtcaCCATTGAGGCTTCAGCAAGGTGAGATACCATAATGGTTTTACACCTTTTTAAAGCTGCAGATCATGTTTTACGTTTAAAACAAGTGAGAGAGATCTTTGGTCCACATGTTTCAGCTGATGCCTGCTGGTGTTTCTAAAGAGTGTTGGGGGCACTACGATGTGTGGTGACATTGTGACTTTGTGGTTTTAAATCTTCTGTACATGCATTTTGTGGtgctatccatttatgcatGTAGAGTCATGGTCTTTAGCCCTTAACCCTGCCCTGTGTTctaacagagaaacagaaaccagTACATCCATTAAGCAAATGGAATAACTATACATTCCCATGCACCCATGTGGTTACAAATTGACATAAGCAATTACACAAAATTATGTTTCAATCTGTGTTTCTCAAAATAAAGTGATCTACATTAACGGTGCTGACcactgcattaaaatgacacatttaaatacGGCGTTGATCCGTGGCCTCTTGGTTTTACCTGTTCTGTACATGCAATGGCGTGATGGCGCACCTTTGGTTACCTGCTATATGGTGGTGTCTATACTGATCTTCTACTCCCTGCAAGCAGGGGTATATTTAGGTACGATTctcaagttctgtctacaaaaacgattatattcttctgaatataCGTCACGTAGCAAGTTTTAGTGGCCTATTTAAtgcatttagctagctagcattagtatttaatgcagctagctaggtaacttGGACATCAGCGGTCCTGAAGTTCCCTTCAACCCGCTAGGTAGCCAACTGCTTGCCTTgataacagcacacagctaaTATTAAAAACTTGTCTCGTTTTATTTAGcgttaattttaaaaagcagtggtgacaatgcaatattttacttaggtTAGATGAGCGCGTTGTTGGTAAACTCACGCAACTataagctctgtttgaactaatcctgacgtgactttgtcagtgtcaaagtaaaGAATTACATACGAACGTGTGCCATTGAAAACCGCTGTGcaacatgccttaacagtgaaagTATTCACGAAATTAGGCCGatcttgttattgaaataaacgttAATTTCTCCGTCCTCCCAATTtaaccatttcatcagatgataggcacacagagagggccggCAAAGAGATAGACAGAGCCGGTAAAaactttatggatttttttacGGTCCACCGGGATTTGTCCCGGTATGCCCGATGGCCAGTACACTACTGCCTGCAAGGACCACGACATGGCTACTGTGTATGCAGAGGTCGCAAGGGCAACCTGAGGACACAAATTTTGGGCTgtccaaaaaaaagagagaagccaGACAGAGATCGATGGAGACAGAGTGGATACAATGTTCCCGTTACTCAGTCTCGACATCGTGGATGTCTGAAATGCACCCCATAGACATTTTGCTTGACAGCACCCTCATATGTGATGACCTTTAAACAGTTTAAACCTTTAAACTGTAGTTTGACTTTTACTGCTGCAGTTCCTTCATGCTTGCAGTTGGCCCTGTTTTTGGTGTCATTAATTTTCACTTGTCACTACTGTTCTAACAACATGATGTTAATAGGATGGGGAAATTAAATGTCTGCTTCTTCGTCAATcatgaaaaaatgctgaaaattgtGTTCTTTGGCTGCTGTGTTATTTGCTTGCAGTGATTTACTGTTTGTTGAATATTACACATCATTGCAGTGAAGATGTAAGAAAAGGAAAACGTTCACTATTGAAAATAAAGTGGAAATACTAAAGCGATCGGAAAGAGGTGAAACACCATTGGTCATTGGAAAAGCGTTAGGCTACAGTCGATCAACGATCGGAacaattattatcattatgtttAAGATGTTTTAGTGTATTTGGAAGTGTTTGTTAAGTATTTTATATGCatagaaaagtaaaatatatactatatactataagACAAACATTTGACTAATTGACGTTAAATAAGAACCTATATGTACCTGTTCCGACTTACCTACGGATTTCGTTCGTAACAAGGGGAATGCCTGTATTACaacaaatgattttcttttttcctaacACAGTCATATTTTTAGTTGctcaaatacatttaacaatatAGACTCAGACTTTGTAAACTGGTACTATGACGTAAATGGCAATGTGTGTTTTACTGGCATTAATTTGGCCATTAAAGAGGGTTAGAGAGGGACAATTAAACTTGTAAACACGCCAATCATCCCACTGAactgatacattttacatgtacatttataccATAACCTGGTATAAATAGTCACAATGGGTAGGAAGGGGTACAACTGAAACAAGCCAAACATGCAGAGCGGGTCCGGTAAAGAGGAGAACGCCCTTAGCCGTAGTCGGCACTTCGACATGTGGCGCGACTACATGCAGCTGGCGCCTCTGATGGAGCAACTGTGCAGCCTGAGCAGTTGGGCAGACCCCGGCGGTCCTGAGCGTCACCAGCCAGgccagcagaggcagcagcagccgtatcagaggcagcagcagcgcGCCTCCGGGTCTCTCAGCCCgagctcctccagcagcagcacctcgGACACGGGCGGCCGGGCGGCGGAGGACAGCGGCTGCGCCTTCTGCGCGCAAAACGGCGAGACACCGGAGGTGTGCCGCTCCCACCGGCTAAAGACCAAGTTCGGCAAGGTCGTCTGCCCCATCCTGAGGAAGTACGTGTGCCCGATCTGCGGGGCCACCGGCGACCAGGCTCACACGCGTCACTACTGCCCAGCGCGCAGCGCGTCAGAACGCAAGCTGCTCTGAGA carries:
- the LOC118771743 gene encoding nanos homolog 2-like gives rise to the protein MQSGSGKEENALSRSRHFDMWRDYMQLAPLMEQLCSLSSWADPGGPERHQPGQQRQQQPYQRQQQRASGSLSPSSSSSSTSDTGGRAAEDSGCAFCAQNGETPEVCRSHRLKTKFGKVVCPILRKYVCPICGATGDQAHTRHYCPARSASERKLL